In the genome of Sciurus carolinensis chromosome 3, mSciCar1.2, whole genome shotgun sequence, one region contains:
- the Clk1 gene encoding dual specificity protein kinase CLK1 isoform X2 encodes MLEWFEHHGHICIVFELLGLSTYDFIKENGFLPFRLDHIRKMAYQICKSVNFLHSNKLTHTDLKPENILFVQSDYTEVYNPKMKRDERTLINPDIKVVDFGSATYDDEHHSTLVSTRHYRAPEVILALGWSQPCDVWSIGCILIEYYLGFTVFPTHDSKEHLAMMERILGPLPKHMIQKTRKRKYFHHDRLDWDEHSSAGRYVSRRCKPLKEFMLSQDAEHELLFDLIQKMLEYDPAKRITLKEALKHPFFHPLKKTT; translated from the exons ATGTTGGAGTGGTTTGAGCATCATGGTCACATTTGCATTGTGTTTGAACTACTGGGACTTAGTACTTACGATTTCATTAAGGAAAATGGTTTTCTGCCATTTCGGCTGGATCATATCAGGAAAATGGCATATCAGATATGCAAGTCTGTGAATT TTCTGCACAGCAATAAATTGACTCACACAGATTTAAAGCCTGAAAACATCTTATTTGTGCAGTCTGACTACACAGAGGTGTATAATCCCAAAATG AAACGTGATGAACGTACCTTAATAAATCCAGATATTAAAGTTGTAGATTTTGGAAGTGCAACATATGATGATGAACATCACAGTACACTGGTATCTACAAGACATTATAGAGCACCTGAAGTTATTTTAG CCCTAGGATGGTCCCAACCATGTGACGTCTGGAGTATAGGATGTATTCTTATCGAATACTATCTTGGGTTTACAGTATTTCCA acACATGATAGTAAGGAGCACTTGGCAATGATGGAAAGGATTCTTGGACCTCTACCAAAACATATGATACAGAAAACcag GAAACGTAAATATTTCCATCATGACCGATTAGACTGGGATGAACATAGTTCTGCTGGTAGATATGTTTCAAGGCGCTGTAAACCTCTGAAG gAATTCATGCTCTCTCAGGATGCTGAACATGAGCTTCTCTTTGACCTCATTCAGAAAATGTTGGAGTATGATCCAGCCAAAAGAATTACTCTCAAAGAAGCCTTAAAACATCCATTCTTTCACCCACttaaaaaaactacataa
- the Bzw1 gene encoding eIF5-mimic protein 2 isoform X2 — protein MLLEQNLTIADMQKHSLTFWWLVECWVSVFNKLIRRYKYLEKGFEDEVKKLLLFLKGFSESERNKLAMLTGVLLANGTLNASILNSLYNENLVKEGVSAAFAVKLFKSWINEKDINAVAASLRKVSMDNRLMELFPANKQSVEHFTKYFTEAGLKELSEYVRNQQTIGARKELQKELQEQMSRGDPFKDIILYVKEEMKRNNIPEPVVIGIVWSSVMSTVEWNKKEELVAEQAIKHLKQYSPLLAAFTTQGQSELTLLLKIQEYCYDNIHFMKAFQKIVVLFYKAEVLSEEPILKWYKDAHVAKGKSVFLEQMKKFVEWLKNAEEESESEAEEGD, from the exons ATGCTTCTGGAGCAAAACTTGACTATCGCCGATATGCAGAAACACTCTTTGACATTCTGGTGGCTGGTGGAATGCTGGGTAAGT GTTTTTAACAAGCTAATCAGGCGCTACAAATACCTGGAGAAAGGttttgaagatgaagtaaaaaag cTGCTGTTGTTCTTAAAGGGTTTTTCAGAGTCGGAGAGGAACAAGCTGGCTATGTTGACTGGTGTTCTTCTGGCTAATGGAACACTTAATGCATCCATTCTTAATAGCCTTTATAATGAGAATTTGGTTAAAGAAG GAGTTTCAGCAGCTTTTGCTGTAAAACTCTTTAAATCATGGATAAATGAAAAAGACATCAATGCAGTAGCTGCAAGTCTTCGGAAAGTCAGCATGGATAACAGACTGATG GAACTTTTTCCTGCCAACAAGCAAAGCGTTGAACATTTCACAAAGTATTTTACTGAGGCAGGCTTGAAAGAGCTTTCAGAGTATGTTCGGAATCAACAGACCATAGGAGCTCGCAAGGAGCTCCAGAAAGAACTTCAAGAACAGATGTCTCGTGGCGATCCATTTAAGGAT ATAATTCTATATGTtaaggaggagatgaaaagaaACAACATCCCAGAACCAGTTGTCATTGGGATAGTCTGGTCAAGTGTAATGAGCACCGTGGAGTGGAACAAAAAAGAGGAGCTTGTAGCAGAGCAAGCCATCAAGCACTTGAAG caaTACAGCCCTCTACTTGCTGCCTTTACTACTCAAGGTCAGTCTGAGCTGACTCTGTTACTGAAGATTCAGGAGTATTGCTATGACAACATTCATTTCATGAAAGCCTTCCAGAAAATAGTGGTGCTTTTTTATAAAG CTGAAGTCCTGAGTGAAGAGCCCATTCTGAAGTGGTATAAAGATGCACATGTTGCAAAGGGGAAAAGTGTCTTccttgaacaaatgaaaaagtttgTAGAATGGCTCAAAAATGCTGAAGAAG AATCTGAGTCTGAAGCTGAAGAAGGTGACTGA
- the Bzw1 gene encoding eIF5-mimic protein 2 isoform X1, with translation MNNQKQQKPTLSGQRFKTRKRDEKERFDPTQFQDCIIQGLTETGTDLEAVAKFLDASGAKLDYRRYAETLFDILVAGGMLAPGGTLADDMMRTHVCVFAAQEDLETMQAFAQVFNKLIRRYKYLEKGFEDEVKKLLLFLKGFSESERNKLAMLTGVLLANGTLNASILNSLYNENLVKEGVSAAFAVKLFKSWINEKDINAVAASLRKVSMDNRLMELFPANKQSVEHFTKYFTEAGLKELSEYVRNQQTIGARKELQKELQEQMSRGDPFKDIILYVKEEMKRNNIPEPVVIGIVWSSVMSTVEWNKKEELVAEQAIKHLKQYSPLLAAFTTQGQSELTLLLKIQEYCYDNIHFMKAFQKIVVLFYKAEVLSEEPILKWYKDAHVAKGKSVFLEQMKKFVEWLKNAEEESESEAEEGD, from the exons ATGAATAATCAAAAGCAGCAAAAGCCAACGCTATCAGGCCAGCgttttaaaaccagaaaaagag ATGAAAAAGAGAGGTTTGACCCTACTCAGTTTCAAGACTGTATTATTCAAGGCTTAACTGAAACTGGTACTGATTTGGAAGCAGTAGCTAAGTTTCTTGATGCTTCTGGAGCAAAACTTGACTATCGCCGATATGCAGAAACACTCTTTGACATTCTGGTGGCTGGTGGAATGCTGG CCCCAGGTGGTACACTGGCAGATGACATGATGCGTACACATGTCTGCGTGTTTGCAGCACAAGAAGACCTAGAGACCATGCAAGCATTTGCTCAG GTTTTTAACAAGCTAATCAGGCGCTACAAATACCTGGAGAAAGGttttgaagatgaagtaaaaaag cTGCTGTTGTTCTTAAAGGGTTTTTCAGAGTCGGAGAGGAACAAGCTGGCTATGTTGACTGGTGTTCTTCTGGCTAATGGAACACTTAATGCATCCATTCTTAATAGCCTTTATAATGAGAATTTGGTTAAAGAAG GAGTTTCAGCAGCTTTTGCTGTAAAACTCTTTAAATCATGGATAAATGAAAAAGACATCAATGCAGTAGCTGCAAGTCTTCGGAAAGTCAGCATGGATAACAGACTGATG GAACTTTTTCCTGCCAACAAGCAAAGCGTTGAACATTTCACAAAGTATTTTACTGAGGCAGGCTTGAAAGAGCTTTCAGAGTATGTTCGGAATCAACAGACCATAGGAGCTCGCAAGGAGCTCCAGAAAGAACTTCAAGAACAGATGTCTCGTGGCGATCCATTTAAGGAT ATAATTCTATATGTtaaggaggagatgaaaagaaACAACATCCCAGAACCAGTTGTCATTGGGATAGTCTGGTCAAGTGTAATGAGCACCGTGGAGTGGAACAAAAAAGAGGAGCTTGTAGCAGAGCAAGCCATCAAGCACTTGAAG caaTACAGCCCTCTACTTGCTGCCTTTACTACTCAAGGTCAGTCTGAGCTGACTCTGTTACTGAAGATTCAGGAGTATTGCTATGACAACATTCATTTCATGAAAGCCTTCCAGAAAATAGTGGTGCTTTTTTATAAAG CTGAAGTCCTGAGTGAAGAGCCCATTCTGAAGTGGTATAAAGATGCACATGTTGCAAAGGGGAAAAGTGTCTTccttgaacaaatgaaaaagtttgTAGAATGGCTCAAAAATGCTGAAGAAG AATCTGAGTCTGAAGCTGAAGAAGGTGACTGA